The window TGTGCTGGTCTCGCAgagcttgggtaggtctcaACGGAGTGGGGGAGAATAACCTGTACAAAACCAAGCTGTCTGATTGTCCTCTTAGGCAAATACACCTCTACAATATCAAAACAGGTGATACCCCCGATATAggcggtgcgtgggtgctcgttcaataaagccctaggagaagtcatgtacggagtctattccacctgcttacaaagaaaattaacataaacaacataatataaaattaaaataattagtataacgatgtgtgaggtcatgtacaaaacctgtgtcTCTATCATGGAGTCCAGTATACTCCTACAGTCTCTTAGTCTGCTCAGCTCACGAATTGGCTTCTGcggggaccacatctccgccctagtcttgtTAGACATATCAGCTTGACGAGGATGGGGGCGGAAGGATGGGAAGTACTtgtaaatccatgtctgcaacagtgtcaaataaccagcaatagtcttgcacccagtctttgtcgccatacccagttggcgatacattTTAGCCagcgtcactgcaccccaagcaatCTCATCCTGATCAGCAGTCACAGCAAGTATAGGGTGAGGCcgcatcccgactctagtcttatccaccaGCAGCGTGGAACTCACTATAGCCATGTAATACGCAGTAGTCTGAGTCTCCAAAGACTGAGAAaggtggcatagctgcaaccTTTCACCAACATTAATGCTCCCGCTGGTGAAGTACCCCTTCTTACGCAGCTCCGACATTGGCTCCCCAAACAGACCGGCCAGGCTAAGCTTCCAGTCCCCATCAGCAAGTTCAGGgggaagtgaaccgtcaatgccaaCTCCTaaaatgcgttgcacgtcgtgcaacattatggtcatctccccctatggcatgtggaaggtgttggtaatcaggctgccacctctccataGAGGCCGTAATAAGAGCACTATCAATGTGTTAGTGCATTATGTACGACAGATGACCTAGAGGAGTCGCAGGTAACACCCCGTAGAActcatcagacatgtcctgcAGTCTGATGATCGCCTCCAACGTCCTCTTCCTAGGCGATAATCCAAAATCGGAGGCGTGCGCTCtgatccctcaaatataacctttgctacgtgcccaccgtagctgggtattaaactggtgtcaacagggcccccgggcaggggtgatgtgatcaaccagtccaTGTCCGCGTACTGTGAGTgcctcctcccccgtggagccgcatcctcaacCTGGTCGACTCCTGCGTGATCAGAAGTGCCAGCCGTGCTATGCCCTCTAATCCTAAACTGATCGGCATGCCCTCTGACGAGcgtccaatcaacaggatgACCGACAGACTCATCCTGATCGACAGACTTTTCCCAACTGACAGACTCatcgtaatcagtatcatcatcacctgagccgaccgtatTACTACGCAGGCTAGTCtggcgctcaaagcgactacgcacaTGGTCTAGGATACtcgaacgttgggcctgactatgtctgGCCGCCTGTTCCTGCCTAGCTCGCCTTGCAGAACCCATAACCCCCCCTCATGGGGATCCCCTCTCAGTAAACTCGGCCTAGAAATATTGCCGCtcaataaccctctaaaaaagccttttccttttccctgatttccagccatttactacaattttcataatttaataaactattaataaaaaattaaaagcataaaaaaatacattaagttatattcattttagTTACACTTACAATactaatttaataaacatttaattaaatttaataaacacttacaatcatataaattattaacaactaaaataattcacgcatataaacaaataaaaaattattatattaataaataattaaacaactaaaatttaattaacaactaaaataaaattttattaacaattattatgttaataaataattaacaactaaattttaattaatatattattattatattaaaaaataattgaacatttaaataaattatttaaattcaaaactaattattataataatattattattatataatattttattacaaaatttattaaataataataacttaaaaaataaattaaataaacaaaaagaatttcaaaattcagaaaaaaaattacgagtcgcacaaaaagtgcgactgaacctaggaggagtcgcacaaaaagtgcgactgggcCTAGgatcagtcgcactttttgtacGACTGttcctaggttcagtcgcactttagctccgattaattttatgtgtagattttgtgttttttgaagtgataaaagtgttattgagtgagtttgaagtgttttatagaagttttgaaatttttaagtccaagggcattttcgtcattttattaaattaaattaaaataggggtgacgataaaatgaaaaaggtgacGAAAAATAAGGACTGGGTACTCTAATTTGAGTATCTAGTCCATAGGAAGTTCTGAGCACGTTCAACATGTTCGTCCATATAGGGCCCCGCAAAGATTATGGGCCTCTATATTTAATTACTTAGTACTctgttaagtgtttaaagatataaatttttataaaaatatcataattttaaaattacacGAGGCTTTTAtagaatttgtcaatttttacacCGCCCCTGACCTAGTGTTAAAAGAAGTGAACCATTAAAGACACCTATATCAGTGAACAGTAAGCTAAACATTTTGGTGAAATGAAATACAAACtacttttggaaaaaaaaaaatcctgaGGTCCGTAAATTGTGTTGCGGCCATCATGCGGGTGCAAGAACTCTAGCTCACAACGCAAATCAAGGCTGATTACTACATGTAAATTGCTCATAAAAATGCTAAAAAGCTTGTAGGAAATTGTGATTAGTATAAGAAATTAACTCCAAGCATTTAGCGATCTCAAATACAtggattttttaaataaatcctcacaaatttaatttgatcacttataattaattatttaatttaaatttaaattttaagtaaaaTAAGATTTCTTAAGAAGCATACACACTATAGTAgtaaaaaaatagagaaaattgAATAACTTTGGGTTGTATAATCATATTATCTCAAGCTTTCCTCAAGAAACAATAGAAAAGCCTCACAAGTCACAAACTCACAATGCTCACATTCCCTAacatataacaacaataataatgtaataaGTATTGTGAACCAAAATGCGAAATTATCAATAGAAAGTACTTCATAATTATTGCATTTTTaataaagattttatttttaaagtagaCTAATGACGATAAGGAACAGGAATTACATACAATTCATTTTTTCTTCTGATTGTTATGCCTAAAGACTCATCCATATCTAAATTTTGTGGTCCTTCAACACCATGAGGTAATCTCCACTCAAAATGATAGAGTAGCATGGCTAAAGGAAGTTCCACATTGACTATACCAAGTGTCATGCCGGGACACTTCCTTCGCCCTGCACCAAATGGAATCAACTCGAAATCAGTTCCTTTGTAATCTATTGAACAACCCTCAAATCTTTCTGGATCAAACTTTTCTGGATCTGACCAATATTTAGGATCTCTTCCGATAGCCCATGCATTAATAAGAACTCGAGTTTGCGAGGGGATATTATAAGAATGTAATCGGCAACTCTCTATCGATTCTCTAGGAACTAAGAGAGGGAGAGGTGGATGGAGTCGTAAGGTTTCTTTGATCACTTGTTTCATGTACTTGAGCTCATGAAGCATTGTCTCGTCTACTATTGTTTTCCCTTGATATACTCGTCTCACTTCTGCTTGCGCCTTCTCCATTACATTTGGGTTATTTAGTAATTCTGACATTGCCCATTCTAATAATGTTGAAGAAGTCTCTGCTCCGGCACCAAAAAGTTCCTAGAAGCATAAGCATGATGTAGATTCATCAATACCACATTCACAATTCTTAATCCTAGATTATAATGTGTTATGACAAACGTAagaaaaaaacagaaaacaataaaacataTAGAAATTGAACATGGTTCACTAATAATGTGTTAACTACGTCCACGGGTACAGAgaacattttattaaaatacgGGGAGTGAGAACAATATACAATACGGAATCGATAGGTCAAGATAGCTTTATATAGAACCCCTAGAATTCGCAATCAGAATAGGATTCTAGAAAATTTTGTCTTATTCTAGGCCTAATAACGGGAACAGTCAAACAAATATGAAAACCCATAATGTAAGAAAGTTCTGACATTTGCAAAGCAAGTAAATGAAGATATAACTCATATTATCACAATTCCATTATTGTTATAAAATGTTGAGGATGATTTCAACAATTTCATATAACTTTAGctataataaataacaaattaagtttAGGAACATTTTGCATAATCGTACCactttaatcttaatttttcaCGAAATTTATTCTCATCAATCAACGACATGAGAGTAATACATCGTAGTAACGAGGAATTGTGAATAAAAACACATATTTTACGATCAAAgttttaatttcataaaaataaaaatcttaactCATTTCCACATTCAATTaaacattcaaacttaatataaaTTGTAAGAGTTATGACTTACCAAAATAATGGCTTTCATATTATCAATACTCAAGGAAAACTCTTGATTATTAGGGGTTTTAAGATTATCTTTGTGAAATTTGAGAAGCACATCCACCAAATCTTCATCTTGTTGATCTTGATCACCTAATCTTTTCTTAGCCCTATGATCATCAATAATGGGATCAAGTATTCTATTGGATTCTTGAACTAAGTCCTTAAATTTTCTCCTTGTCCCGCTTATTGAATGAAGGAACTCTATTGACGGGTAAAGATCGGCAATAGAGAAACCCGAGGAAGCCTTTGTGACTGCTCCTGTAAAAGCTCGAAATTCTTCTTGTTCCTTGCCTTTCTTACTGAAGGCTACCCTGATGATAAAAAGCATTAACAAATgtttggtatcagaagccaacgtgacaaaagTTCACGAGTTTAAATTTCAATGTAACATGACTAAAGAGCACTAGGTATGAGGGGAGTTTatattgcatccacacttctagcccaaatgACTTATAAGAAGACATGTTAGATTATACTCATGACGTATATCCTGATGGTTCAACAATCACCTTAAACTTTTTGTTGAGTTTGTTCATATGGTTTGGCCGAATTAGCTCAACTtagaggtgatcaaacaccgggccgggcCGGGAGGCAAAAAACTGCCCATTGATGCGGGCCGGGCCAAAGTGCGGGCCAAAAAGTTCTTGCCCAAACCCATACTGTGCGGGCTTTGCGGGCTtttgcgggcctatgttatatattatttttttattttaaattaattttaagataaCCATGATTATTTCACTATAACTTAAAGCACTCATCCataatgctttaaattaaaaactctcatttttttatttaataatttctaatcaatcaccgtgatttgtaaataaccaaaaaaataaaaatataaaactaaaataaataaaaccaaaaaatacaaagaaattcacaaaactacaaatacaattgttgcatattatacataatttaaaacacaaattaaaaataattgaaataatcagatacaattgttacatattatacataatataaaacaaattaaaatgcaaatcatgaacacacactttttcgggccgggccggc of the Amaranthus tricolor cultivar Red isolate AtriRed21 chromosome 6, ASM2621246v1, whole genome shotgun sequence genome contains:
- the LOC130815085 gene encoding desmethyl-deoxy-podophyllotoxin synthase-like: MKIELSIMEFDWKTLLLLFIISVSIFIKHLMKKTASNLPPGPPKLPILGNLHQLIRINTAPHRRLAEQAKLYGPIMHLRLGEVPTLVISSAELAAEVMKTHDAVFCSRPLLMVGKELFYGASDIGLAPYGEYWRQARKISVLELFTAKRVQSFRSIREEEAVELMNDLRSMAGCVVNLSKMMFGLTFNITTRVAFSKKGKEQEEFRAFTGAVTKASSGFSIADLYPSIEFLHSISGTRRKFKDLVQESNRILDPIIDDHRAKKRLGDQDQQDEDLVDVLLKFHKDNLKTPNNQEFSLSIDNMKAIILELFGAGAETSSTLLEWAMSELLNNPNVMEKAQAEVRRVYQGKTIVDETMLHELKYMKQVIKETLRLHPPLPLLVPRESIESCRLHSYNIPSQTRVLINAWAIGRDPKYWSDPEKFDPERFEGCSIDYKGTDFELIPFGAGRRKCPGMTLGIVNVELPLAMLLYHFEWRLPHGVEGPQNLDMDESLGITIRRKNELYVIPVPYRH